A DNA window from Bdellovibrio sp. BCCA contains the following coding sequences:
- a CDS encoding heavy metal translocating P-type ATPase, with amino-acid sequence METTTENKNQTAELQLIGMSCVNCAGKIEKTLNAMPDVKATVNFATEKAHVEFTEGTVNIEALVKAIQDVGYQAFEINSEVDSEKIKEEAAAEYRKELLLFIASAILTAPFILEMFVMFFGEHNEIMPRWFQLILATPVQFWIGWRFYRGSYYALRSKSANMDVLVALGTSMAYLLSVVVTVMNWHHQHIYFEASTAVITLILLGKLMESRAKGKTSEAVESLLRLQPKKAFVERNGQVVEVHIQDLVAGDIVIVKNAEAIPVDGLVAEGVSTVDESMLTGESMPVEKRTDDKVYAATLNQEGTLRIKATGVGNRTQLAQIIKIVTAAQGSKAPIQRLADKISGVFVPIVVGISVLTFFGTWFFTGDLTAAFISSVSVLVIACPCALGLATPTAVVVGIGKGAQAGVLFRDAKALELAEKIDVLVLDKTGTITEGKPVVTEVVTMSGQDKAKVIQWAASLEGGSSHPLAHAIVEEAKKESLPLLSVKNFKSITGQGIEGDIDGVSYKIGRPSWVAAAFSLNQELMHKLESQGQTVMVLANNERILGYVAVADKIRESSKAAISDIQKRGIKVMMLTGDNEGTAKEIARQAGITEFKHSVKPADKANVIVTLKRKKQRVAMVGDGINDAPALAMADVSFSMSSGTDIAIETADVTLMKNDLQSVAHAVELSHMTLKKIRQNLFFAFIYNVLGIPLAALGMLNPVIAGAAMAMSSVSVVSNSLLLKRKRVGAEVKG; translated from the coding sequence ATGGAAACAACAACAGAAAATAAAAATCAGACGGCAGAGTTGCAACTTATCGGTATGTCTTGCGTAAACTGCGCAGGAAAAATCGAAAAAACTTTGAATGCGATGCCAGACGTGAAAGCTACGGTGAACTTTGCCACAGAAAAAGCTCACGTGGAGTTTACTGAAGGAACGGTGAATATTGAAGCTCTGGTGAAAGCGATTCAAGACGTAGGTTACCAAGCTTTCGAAATTAATTCGGAGGTTGATTCCGAAAAGATTAAAGAAGAGGCAGCAGCGGAATATCGCAAAGAGTTGCTTCTGTTTATCGCTTCAGCGATTTTAACAGCGCCGTTTATTTTAGAAATGTTCGTGATGTTCTTTGGAGAACACAATGAAATCATGCCACGTTGGTTTCAGTTGATTCTTGCAACACCGGTTCAGTTTTGGATCGGGTGGAGATTCTATCGCGGCTCTTATTATGCTTTGAGATCGAAGAGTGCCAATATGGACGTCTTGGTGGCACTTGGTACCAGCATGGCCTATCTATTAAGTGTCGTGGTGACAGTGATGAATTGGCATCATCAGCACATTTATTTTGAGGCAAGTACAGCGGTGATCACATTGATCCTGTTGGGTAAATTGATGGAAAGCCGCGCCAAGGGTAAAACTTCGGAAGCAGTCGAAAGTCTTTTAAGGCTTCAACCTAAAAAAGCCTTTGTCGAAAGAAATGGCCAAGTGGTGGAAGTTCATATTCAGGACCTTGTCGCTGGCGATATCGTCATCGTAAAAAATGCGGAAGCGATCCCTGTTGACGGTTTGGTTGCTGAAGGTGTCTCGACTGTCGATGAGTCTATGCTGACAGGCGAAAGCATGCCTGTGGAAAAACGCACCGACGATAAAGTCTATGCGGCGACTCTTAATCAAGAGGGAACTTTGCGTATCAAAGCCACCGGCGTCGGCAATCGCACTCAGCTTGCGCAAATTATTAAAATCGTCACAGCCGCTCAAGGATCTAAAGCGCCTATTCAAAGACTGGCTGACAAAATATCCGGTGTCTTTGTGCCGATTGTTGTTGGGATCAGCGTTCTAACATTCTTTGGAACTTGGTTTTTCACCGGGGATTTGACAGCGGCATTTATTTCATCCGTGTCAGTTCTTGTGATCGCTTGCCCTTGTGCTTTGGGTTTGGCAACTCCTACTGCGGTTGTTGTGGGTATTGGCAAAGGGGCACAAGCCGGTGTTCTTTTCCGTGATGCAAAAGCTTTAGAGCTTGCAGAGAAAATCGATGTTCTTGTTTTGGATAAAACAGGAACAATCACAGAAGGCAAACCTGTTGTAACTGAAGTCGTTACAATGTCAGGGCAAGATAAAGCCAAGGTTATTCAGTGGGCGGCAAGTCTAGAGGGCGGGTCATCCCATCCATTGGCTCATGCAATTGTTGAAGAAGCGAAGAAGGAATCTTTGCCGTTGCTTTCGGTGAAAAATTTTAAATCTATCACAGGGCAAGGTATTGAAGGTGATATCGATGGAGTTTCCTATAAAATCGGCCGTCCTTCATGGGTGGCTGCCGCGTTCTCTTTAAATCAAGAGTTAATGCATAAGCTTGAGTCTCAAGGCCAGACGGTGATGGTTCTTGCTAACAATGAAAGAATTCTGGGTTATGTTGCTGTCGCTGATAAGATCCGTGAAAGCTCCAAGGCGGCCATCAGCGATATTCAGAAAAGGGGCATCAAGGTGATGATGTTAACCGGCGATAACGAAGGAACTGCCAAAGAAATCGCTCGCCAAGCGGGAATCACAGAGTTTAAACACAGCGTGAAGCCTGCGGATAAAGCCAATGTCATCGTGACTTTGAAAAGGAAGAAACAGCGCGTGGCCATGGTCGGAGATGGTATTAATGATGCTCCAGCCTTAGCAATGGCAGACGTGAGTTTCTCGATGTCTTCAGGAACTGATATTGCCATTGAGACCGCGGATGTGACATTGATGAAGAATGATCTTCAATCTGTGGCTCATGCTGTTGAATTGTCACATATGACTTTAAAAAAGATTCGTCAGAACTTGTTCTTTGCTTTCATCTATAACGTTTTAGGTATTCCACTTGCTGCGTTAGGAATGCTAAACCCGGTGATTGCGGGAGCGGCCATGGCGATGAGCTCTGTGTCTGTCGTTAGTAATTCATTGTTGCTGAAACGCAAACGAGTGGGAGCAGAGGTGAAAGGTTAG
- a CDS encoding metal-sensitive transcriptional regulator: MKKETAPHPDHSAHIKRLNRVRGQLDGIEKMITERRYCPDIIFQIRAAEKALKAVESEIMKTHIHGCVKTAVKSKDSKEISTKIDEIMYLVNK, encoded by the coding sequence ATGAAGAAAGAAACGGCTCCCCATCCTGATCACAGTGCTCATATCAAACGCCTGAACCGCGTGCGTGGTCAGTTAGATGGTATAGAAAAAATGATCACTGAGCGCCGGTATTGTCCGGATATTATTTTTCAAATCAGGGCGGCGGAAAAAGCTCTTAAAGCTGTGGAGTCTGAAATTATGAAAACGCATATTCATGGCTGCGTAAAGACGGCAGTGAAGTCCAAAGATAGCAAAGAAATTTCAACTAAAATTGACGAGATCATGTATCTCGTAAACAAGTAG